In Tiliqua scincoides isolate rTilSci1 chromosome 1, rTilSci1.hap2, whole genome shotgun sequence, the following are encoded in one genomic region:
- the SPC25 gene encoding kinetochore protein Spc25 isoform X1, which yields MEVLKRTGTMAQANDVDELVILEKEIKEFWTKFKITCCNESLEQTLGLRHSWHNSISKLSDKWTKRLKEGDQIINKIQEYTDELCQKNKSIEEKEQKLSEVLSSIDDGEKEKTDLLDSIRELKEELARKSRTNSKAMEERVERLNKAEKLFKERLGLEIRKTSANHLQFIFRCIDHKDPDKPYTLTLSINDEEAYEVISCSPPLDCVEELQRKVRETNNFSAFIANTRKAFIALSYK from the exons ATGGAAGTTTTGAAAAGAACTGG AACAATGGCCCAGGCAAATGATGTTGATGAACTGGTGATCCTTGAAAAAGAGATTAAAGAATTTTGGACAAAGTTCAAAATTACCTGTTGCAATGAATCCCTTGAACAGACACTGGGGCTGAGACACTCATGGCACAACTCTATCAGCAAACTTTCAG atAAATGGACCAAAAGATTAAAAGAAGGGGACCAAATCATTAATAAAATCCAGGAGTATACAGATG AATTGTGCCAAAAGAACAAATCCATTGAAGAGAAAGAGCAGAAACTGTCTGAAGTTCTCTCCAGCATTGATGATGgtgaaaaagaaaagacagatTTGCTGGATAGCATTCGAGAGCTCAAAGAAGAACTGGCCAGAAAAAGTAGAA CTAACAGCAAAGCCATGGAAGAAAGGGTGGAAAGGCTTAATAAGGCTGAAAAACTATTTAAAGAACGGCTTGGGCTAGAAATCCGCAAGACTTCTG CGAATCACCTGCAGTTCATATTTCGCTGTATTGACCACAAAGATCCGGACAAACCGTACACACTTACCCTTTCCATAAACGACGAGGAAGCTTATGAAG TGATCtcttgctcccctcctttggacTGCGTAGAAGAACTACAGCGAAAAGTGAGAGAAACCAACAATTTTTCTGCATTTATTGCTAACACCAGGAAAGCATTCATTGCTTTGTCTTATAAGTAA
- the SPC25 gene encoding kinetochore protein Spc25 isoform X2 gives MAQANDVDELVILEKEIKEFWTKFKITCCNESLEQTLGLRHSWHNSISKLSDKWTKRLKEGDQIINKIQEYTDELCQKNKSIEEKEQKLSEVLSSIDDGEKEKTDLLDSIRELKEELARKSRTNSKAMEERVERLNKAEKLFKERLGLEIRKTSANHLQFIFRCIDHKDPDKPYTLTLSINDEEAYEVISCSPPLDCVEELQRKVRETNNFSAFIANTRKAFIALSYK, from the exons ATGGCCCAGGCAAATGATGTTGATGAACTGGTGATCCTTGAAAAAGAGATTAAAGAATTTTGGACAAAGTTCAAAATTACCTGTTGCAATGAATCCCTTGAACAGACACTGGGGCTGAGACACTCATGGCACAACTCTATCAGCAAACTTTCAG atAAATGGACCAAAAGATTAAAAGAAGGGGACCAAATCATTAATAAAATCCAGGAGTATACAGATG AATTGTGCCAAAAGAACAAATCCATTGAAGAGAAAGAGCAGAAACTGTCTGAAGTTCTCTCCAGCATTGATGATGgtgaaaaagaaaagacagatTTGCTGGATAGCATTCGAGAGCTCAAAGAAGAACTGGCCAGAAAAAGTAGAA CTAACAGCAAAGCCATGGAAGAAAGGGTGGAAAGGCTTAATAAGGCTGAAAAACTATTTAAAGAACGGCTTGGGCTAGAAATCCGCAAGACTTCTG CGAATCACCTGCAGTTCATATTTCGCTGTATTGACCACAAAGATCCGGACAAACCGTACACACTTACCCTTTCCATAAACGACGAGGAAGCTTATGAAG TGATCtcttgctcccctcctttggacTGCGTAGAAGAACTACAGCGAAAAGTGAGAGAAACCAACAATTTTTCTGCATTTATTGCTAACACCAGGAAAGCATTCATTGCTTTGTCTTATAAGTAA